ATGTTTCATTGATTTTTCTGGAACTGTGTGGGATTCAGGGTTTCTGAACAGGTCTTGAACATGATCATAATCAGAGATTAATGGATTATTGTTTATTCTACTGGATACTTTCAGCTTTATGTCTTTACAATTAATATTTACTTGCTCACTTTTCTCACAGCCAATTCCATCTCAGCGGGCCAGCTACTGTGTGGGGGCCTGTTTTCAGCAGACTCTTTGTCTAACTGGTGTGCTGCTGTGGCCTTGGCTCACGCTCTGCAGGACAACCTCACCCAGAAGGAGCAGCTGCTGCGGGTTCAACTTGCCACCAGCCTGGGCAAACCCCCTGTCTCTCTACTGCAGCAGTGCACCAACATACTCTCGCAGGTAGGACAATGGAGTAAGAAAAAGCTGCAGGAATGAAGGAGATACAAACAGGGCATATGTGTCTGGGTAACATTGGTTTGTGTCATACTATGTTTTGAAAAAGATTAATACTCAAACCTATAGTGTCAACGACAGTGAACAGGACAGTGTCACATTATTGTGATTTTGCAGGGAGATAAGATCGTCCGGCGGGTGAGTAAAGCGTGTAcgtcctgtgtctgtgtgtgtgttttgagtgtttGGGCAGCACCTGTACTGGTTATTTTGGCTTGGCATCTGTAGTAGGGGTCTCAGTGACCCATGTGTTGGGGGATCTTGCTTCCCTTTAACTCTTTACTACCCATTCTTTGACCCTAACATATGGCTATGACCCAGTTCTTCCTCATTAGGGTGTCACACAGTTGCACTCCTCCCCTCAGATTGAGGCACTTTATTTGCTCTCACTGCATTCACAAGTGGAGTATGGGGAAGTACACAAGTGGGCACCCAAGAGAGGTCAGAGCAAAGGGACACAGCagttgttcatttatttttttctattattatgttttatctCTGCTGATATCTTAACACCTGCTTTGAGCTGTGACCGTGGACAGTTTGCTGTGCCGTTAGGCCTTATTTGGCTGTACAGAaagtttgtgctgcagcagcttttgGGGTTTTTCTGTCCGAGTTCTCTTATTTACGTGTATCTGCTAACATGGATTGCACTTAAGAAGATAATTCCACTTTCACTGTGGATTCAGTGATACTTGGAGTTTTGCAGTTTATACAACTCTTCATGAgttgtcttctgtttttctcccaTTGTAGATTCTGCAGTGGGAGTCTGTGGCAGTCTGCTAAAATGTAAAGAGTATGAATTCCTCGAGAGGCTGTCTGAGAAATGTGCcctgtttttaaatgacatgaaGTATTTTCTCTCTGACTTCCAATACAGCCATTCTTCAAACCTTTATAAACACTTAGGTTTCCCGCCTGTTCAGACAGTACAGCTTACGAACCAATTTTGTGAGATCATAAACTGCCTCTAAATCCAGGAGGTGGATATGGCTTTTCTGTAGTTACCAAGGGTGAGATGGCCAGAGTGAGTCAGAAGATGCTCAGACATGTttcagatttgaaaaaaaatcatatctgTACCGCTGGTTGTTGTGGGGAGGAAGGCTCTGATTGTTCTCTTTGCCTCTGTGTTGAACCTGACTTGCCAGGTACAAGTTGTGATGCAAGTGACGATTTGTTATTTAACTGAGTACTACTACACCAACCTTAAGTAATGAGTGCCATGTTTGAACATAAGGCAGTCAATAAGTACCTGGGGCCTGAACATGCTAGGCCACAGATGAATGATTAATTTCATACCTGTGTGATCAGATGAAGAAAAGAACAGAGCTAATCACCATTTCATGGGAAGGTTGATGTAGTGGTGAGGAAAGCTACCAAACAGACCTGGTAAACTCAAATGAATACCTGCTTGAGACTCGTGCCCGTGGGATATTAGCTACCACCACTGTAAAACTTGGGGACATCAGGGGAGACATTAGAGGCTTGGCTAGAATAACACTGATGCATGACATGACAAAGACAGGTGGAAATAAACCTTCAAGGTGAAAATGGACGTTTTTCTTACTGTGTTAGAAACAGCGGACAAGTACTGTAAAGGTGCCTTTTGTATTTGGTAAACAGAAACGTCCCACTCTTGTTTAAAATACTTCATATGGAGTAGAGGATCTGACTAGAATTTGCATaaggcaaaatgaaaaagttttaAGCTTCTGTTAGCATTCCCTCCACTGGTGCTGagcatatttcatattttccagactataagtcgctaccgttagatggcactcttgacttaattaaagataatactgtactgccaAAAAATTAGAAACGCTTATGTTCAggctaaactacaactccttgtgtaacacaagtgaaaatggtACCCAAAAGAAACAGCTATACtacagacttcaaagtgcaggtaataaaatatgcagctgaaacaaagtttggacaCCTTCCACCCCGATGTTGGTGCggttgtttaacgttacttgacacggATGATGAATATCATAATAAtgcatttctgcttgttgttatgcttagcctacgttcttcatagactgatttagactataatttgtataattagaaatgtgacttttacTCCGGTGCAACTTGTTGCCCAGAAAATCCGATATGTTTGAGCATATATATAATGGCAGGACATAAGGCCATCCCAACTGCCTATGGTTAAAAATGATCTCTCCAACTATTGTGGATGGCAATAAGCATGAATAAGCAGCTTGTATGTCAGGATCTTGTTTCTCAGTGAGGTTAAGATGGAGTGAGCTATTGACCCGTGGTTTAGATGTGGCATCAGAAGTGCAGGCTATCCCTGGGCTGCTGTGGTGAGGAAGAAGCTGAACCCAAAGCAGCTCTTGATTTACCATCATTTCTATAATTTTAGCCACTATCACCCaagcaaacatgcacataaaatgTTTCTTCAATTAATACTTGGTCATTTCCCTTTCTTTCgttttcctcttcattttcGCATTACGTCAATTTTGGAGACAAAATCTGAAAAGGTGATTTCGTAAGTTTTTGTAGTATGGAATGCTAATAGGTTTTACCTACATTTTCATTGCTCAGACCTCCATGCATTTCTTGTTTACAGAATAATGATCTGCTCTTTTTAAAGCATGTTGTGCATTAAGTGTTAATGCACCATTATATCAGCAGCTTCAAAGTAGATTCTACCTGCCTCTGCACAGttttaatgtgatatttcaCCATCTTACATTCCAGCTCcatgaaaatcattttcttttctactcTTGATGGAGATAAACTGTTCAAACCTCATATAGGTTTTCTTGAAATGTATTCATTGGAAGCCTATGTCTGTAAAAAGGAATTTGAAATCCAGCTTCATGTCCAACTTAAACTTCTCTTATATGTTTCTTAAAGCTGTTTTCATGGAAATGCATGATCATTTTTAGatcacttttttattattacccCTTTTCATGATTGAAAATCATATTTAGTGACTTATGCTTTGCATGTGCTGAAAGTTGGAAATTTAATCCATTTTAATTGATTTGATTTAGAAAACTAAATTTAGAAAACTCTGATTACAAGTCATCAGTTATTTACAAATTGAAAATTGCAAACCACAAAATAATTGATCATTGTGAATTGTGGTATACCTGATGGCTGAAGCTGAAGGTAGGTTTTTAGTTGTTAAAGAAATGTATTTCCTATTATGGAACTGCATGCTCTGGGGAACCTAACCCTGTTTGAATATATTGAATGTATTAATTTttgaatgtcatttttttgtttgtgagaaCTATTAACAACTATTTCATGGTCAATGTGATTTCTTTGTGCCTCACATTAACATAGATTAATTTATTTGAtcagttctgtttttatcttgttGAGTCAGatgcttttgttatttttttacctgCTTCATAGCAATATGAAGAACTTTGGACTTCAGGGTCCCAACAAAATAGTTCTTTCAGCTCCAGctcataattattttttcttgatTGCCATTTGCAAATTAGAACTTGCTCTTTGAAGACAACTTTTCTTGAACTTATGCCCCAATATGGACTTAATCCGAATTCAGATTGTAGTAAATTGTAAAGTTGGTTCCCATTCCGGTGCCGTTTATTATCATGTGGTAACATGTACATGACCTCCCATGTAACATGTGGTTCTTCACTGTCTAAACTCGCAATGTTTTAATATCTCTACATCTCTCATGGCAGTCATTTAAGATGAAGGTgttgacatttgttttgttcatgttgtgttgtgctaTGCAGGGCAGTAAAGTACAGACAAGGGTGGGCCTCCTCATGCTGCTGTGTACGTGGATCAGCAACTGTCCGATTGCTGTCACACACTTTCTGCACAATCAAGAAAATGTTCCTTTTGTATCCTTGAAACAGTTTCATTACAGTAACTGATGTTAAACTATTGTGTAAACATTTATTAGGATTCACCTTCTACTTACATTTTTGAACTTAAAAGTTAAATCCTCTTATTTAGGTTGACAGTTGTGGActatttaattttataattCAGTCACGCAGCATACCAACAACACTGTTTCATGAAATGGCATTTTATTGAATCTGGATCCAAATCTAAACGTTAAGCatattctgttgttttattgcattgttGCTTTTAATGttacagagagagggggaaaagaCTAAAGAGTAATTTAAGGGTTCATTGGTCCTGGAGGCTAATAGATTGAAGTATTTGCCAAGAACTTATTTTAgaactaaaataaaacctgcTATTGAAACCCTTTCCCTGGTAGGGGCATACATTAGACTCCACCTCCAGGTTAAAAGGGGTGCTGTAGTGTGAGTCTTGTGGGTGCTGAATAAACCCTTGACTTTGGTACCTGCTGTAGCTGACAGCTCAGATCTCAGAGAACCTGGGAGAGGATGAAAGGCTGGTCCAGGGCCTGTGTGCACTGCTTCTTGGCATCTGCATCTATTACAATGACAACTCACTGGAGAACTACACTAAGTAAGTGTCTTTGACTTAAGTCACACACTTTAAAAAGAATTCATATGCAAGAAATATTATATAATCATTCCCACTCATActtatttttcagtatttagcTACAGAGAGGCTGTATGTGTATTTCAAACTTTCAACATGCACGCTTATTTTAATATGAACACAGTATTATCTCATTTATGTTCAGTCCTGTATTTCGCTACTACAGGATTACATTGCCTGGGTCCCTTTGTCCTGCAGTTAATGTGCACCTACAGTATGTCTGCgtatataaatgcaaataatacaATAAGAAGTTATCAGATTTCTTCAACATGAATATAATAATACTATAATTTACCAGTTCTGTTAATGCCTTAATTTGACCATGCAAACTAAGTTTCTTCTTTCATCTAATGCTTCAGAAATGTGgttacattaaaatgatttaaactaTGGACATAGAGTGATGGTCAAAAGGCAGTTTAAGACATTTGTGTTCGTGTCTGTCCCTCAGAGAGAAGCTAAAGCAGCTGATCGAGAAGCGCATCGGAAAGGAAAACTTTGTAGAGAAACTGGGCTTTATCACCAAACATGAGCTGTACTCGCGGGCGGCCCAGAAGCCGCAGCCTGTCTTCCCATCTCCAGAGCAGATGTTGTTTGACCACGAATTCACCAAGCTGGTTAAAGAACTGGAGGGTCAGTCAGTGACAACTGTCAACATCCAGTGATAAGTTATGATGTTATCATGGAAATATAAAGCTTTCATTGGGTTTTAAGAGTTTTTACACTCTGATGTCCACAGGTGTGATCACCAAAGCAGTTCACAAGTCCagtgaggaggagaagaaggaagaggaggtgaagaagacaTTAGAGCAACATGACAATATTGTAACTCAGTACAAAGAGCTGATTAGGGAACAGGTAAACTGACACAACAGACTTGCACAATTCCCAGGCCAAAAGTTAAGTAGAAGACCCACCtgtggtttgtttatttgtgttcatttgaagttttttgtttttagtgcatTTTCCTGTTATTTCCAGTTTCCAGTCTAAACTCTCGACTCTAGTTATTCTAACGTCCTGTTactattttcttttacttgtcTGTTCCTCAGGATGCTCAAATCCAGGAGCTGAAAGAGCAGGTAGCATCCCTGTCATCTCAGAACGATCAGCTGCAAGCTACCATCACCCAGCAGCTGTCTCAGATCCAGCAGCACAAAGACCAGTACAACATCCTCAAACTAAAATTAGGTaggttcactgcaaacagttGGCATGTTGTGTCCTCTGAGAAATAGACAATAGACATTGAGGAAGTCTAATGTTAATGATAATGTTAGTATATGCCTGTCTGTGTTGTTAAACAGCCTGGGccttgtttttatatttttatttacataaaatttacatttactaGGTGCAGTAAAACTAAACAGGAGCTTATCTGAATAAAGCTTCATCTTACTTTACATATGGTCAACACCTCCATTcaaattgtgtttctgttttaaaacttgacattttgattgaaaatatatgtttataaCTTCAGGTAAGGAGAACCAGAGTCAGTCTAACAGCCAGGGGGACAGCTCTCAGGTGAACGGGCTGCAGACAGAAGAGCTGACACAGCTAagagaagaggtggaggagctCCGCAAGCAACACACACTCCTTCAGACACAACTTAGTGACAAAGACGCACTTATCAACACCCTGGTTAGTACCAgtttatgtaaatatgtgtgtgcttgcatttgtatgtgtgtgctcgCAGGGACGGTGAACAGTAACAAGCGTAGAAAGAATAAAGGAAAAGTGGTTTGTTGTCAACAAAAGTTTTCAAACCAAAACTAGGCAAAAACTCATATTCTCTTATCCTGAATATAGTCTTACAGCTAGGACTTTATGTAGAGTTGTGTCTTGTCACTGAAAAGACTGTGTTTATCTGCAGAGGTCAGAGGgcacacagacagcagatgaatCAGCAGGAGGACCAGGCAATGCAGAACTACTGAAGGTGAAATTCCTCATCATCCTACACTTTTCCAGTTTGACTGAAAGTTACATTCTGTCTCTGACAAACATATGaaattgttttctgtgtctaAGGATACGGCTGCTGTTATCCTGTTTTTTCCTTGTGCACTCACTCAGCTCATGGTCATGGTACTGGAGAAACATTTTACCCAATGTAACAATTCAAAGGATGATCTATCTATGTTCAGTCGTTTTGGGCATAAAGGAGGTTCTGTGTCACATGTGAATAAGATATATCAGGCTTTGGCTACTGAGTCAGTACCTGTTAACACCCAGTATGTTAGTGGTTTTGGTCTTCATGGGGTGTTGTCTCAGTGTTACACTTAAATCCTCATTGTTTGTTATATTCAGATGATGAATTTATATAGTGTGTTTTGTGctaaatgtttatgttgttgCAGGAGTTGGAAGCTTTGAGGAGTCAGGTTCAGTCTCAGTCGGCGGAAATCACCCAgctgaagacagagagacaagaaCTGCTCAGAAGAGCCGAAGCTGCGGTAGATATCATGAAATATTACAGTTCGTGTCAAAAATATCAGATTAATCTGAATAGATGCTATATTAATGAGCCTCTTGTCCGGTTTCGCTCAGCCCTCTGAGACAGTCCCCAGCAGTGACAGCTCATTAGACGCCTCCAAGATTGCACAACTAGAGAGCCGACTTGCAGCGCAGACGTCTGAAACAGAAAGACTCAGGGTGTGTAGAAGTACTGTTCACCTGGATTTGTGTCTGTTATGCCTAGACCAATTGACTCTGTcctctttaaaatatatttttgtatccATTTTTGTTTAGTGAACACAAGAGCAACCTCCTTCTTTAACCCTCTATTTGACTTTTACACCCACCACCTCCCCTTTAACCCTCCTGTGCTGTCTCTTCACTGGTtcaggaggagatgaagagcttgtcagagagcagagcagacttgcagcagcagctggcttCAGCCACCAGCACAGTGGCCATTCTGCAGACAGAGAAAGCCAAGCTCCAGACAGAGGTTCAAGAGTCCAAGAAGGAGCAAGATGACCTGCTGATGCTGCTGGCAGACCAGGACCAGAAGATCCACAGTCTGAAGCAGAAACTCAAAGGCCTGGGAGAGACGGTAGACATACTTAGCCTTCATTTTGGCTTATTGTTGCTGAGTGTGAATAATCATTCATACAAACCTGGGTTCACTTTGGGATGTTTTGTGTTAACTACAGGTGTAGGGCACACATCCTGATTGTTGTACTCATAGTTCTGATTTGAGCATCATAGCTGATCAGTTTGGCACGTAATCCACTGTAAAATGAAGAATAGTTGTCCTTTTTACATCAAATATTTATGCAGATCAGGCAAATCAAATTAAACACAATTTGTGAGCCGTACAGgtagatgattttttttttttttatctccccACATCATGGTACATAGTAGACGTGATGTTATTGTCATTTTGGTGTCTGCGATGCTGCGGAGTGATGATCTGATTAATATTTGGCATGGCTTGCTGCATTCATTTGcatattaatgaaataaaagtgaTAGCTATAGCCGTTTCCCCACGTGCCAAGTCTTAGTGCTAAGCTAAGCAAACCAGCTGTTAGCTGTAACTTCAGtagaacacacatacagtatatgagaGTGGTATGGATCTTCCCATGAAGCAATGTCTCCCCGCAGGAAGTGTTTGAgctgtgtctctctgtcacTATCTGTCACATTCAAAGTCCTGGTTTAATGAATCCCAGTGTTTACACAGGCTGCGTAAACACTCGCATTTTACTCACGCTATAATTATACATAACTACAGTGTATATTGACACAAAACATGTTCCTGAGTGGGTAGGATTTATTAGTTGAGTAGTTGGTAGTGGTTCAGTAAAATAGAACAACAACAAAGGCGTAGATTTCTGTTCTGACCACTCAGTcgtgttttgtctgtttgctttagTTAGACTGTGGCACTTTCCCTACAGGTGGAAGATGAAGACGACCTTGACGCCAGGGACcagacagatgatgatgatgaggaggaagaagatgaagacGAGGACtagaaaaacaacactgaaacaaGCAAAAGGAGAGATGGGAACTGGTCTGTTTCGAGGCAAGAATAGACTTTGGAAACACACctgagaaactgaaaaatagGACTAATATATTGATTCAGTTTCTTTTCAGCTGCCATGCtatattctgttttctttatcccactttcacatcacatgtGCATGTTAGATATGTGGACATTTTCCTGTTCAAAATGAGATGTTTCTTTCCATTGATTCAGGtttcagtgacagaaaaaagataTCAGTGCGTTCATCTCTGCTACATTTAGCATCAGTTTGCAATGGTTTTTACCAGTCTTGTGTTTATTGTCCTGTTATGTAGTTTGTAATCACACACAATTCTAGGTTAATTTTTAACACTGAAGACATCTGGAACATTTGAAATGTAGCAAAAATGCAACTAGAAGCAAATTTGATATTATTCTCATTTAATCTTTAAGGTGCTGGTGAGCACTTCAGGCTGGCTCTTTCCCATCCTGCACTGCTGTTCTTACCACGCAACATGTCACTGTGCTGTTCCTTGCACCCA
This genomic window from Mastacembelus armatus chromosome 1, fMasArm1.2, whole genome shotgun sequence contains:
- the uso1 gene encoding general vesicular transport factor p115 isoform X4, with the translated sequence MNFFRGVMGGQAAGPQPSGAETIQKLCDRVASSTLLEDRRDAVRALKALSKKYHMEVGTQAMDHLINILQTDRSDSEILGYALDTLYNIICNDEEEEQDENAQKQADDLGAQFTDKFIQDPEHVTLLLTLLEEFDFHVRWPGVKLLTALLKNQGAQVQGIILVSPMGVSRLMDLLADSREVIRNDGLLLLQQLTKGNAAIQKIVAFENAFERLLDIITEEGSSDGGIVVEDCLLLLLNLLKNNSSNQNFFKEGSYIQRMKPWFEVGDDNSGWSAQKVTNLHLMLQLVRVMVSPVNSPGATASCQKSMYQCGLLQQLCTILMATGVPADILTETINTVSEVIRGSQVNQDYFASVNAPSNPPRPAIVVLLMSMVNERQPFVLRCAVLYCFQCFLYKNQKGQGEIVATLLPSTIDANSISAGQLLCGGLFSADSLSNWCAAVALAHALQDNLTQKEQLLRVQLATSLGKPPVSLLQQCTNILSQGDKIVRRGSKVQTRVGLLMLLCTWISNCPIAVTHFLHNQENVPFLTAQISENLGEDERLVQGLCALLLGICIYYNDNSLENYTKEKLKQLIEKRIGKENFVEKLGFITKHELYSRAAQKPQPVFPSPEQMLFDHEFTKLVKELEGVITKAVHKSSEEEKKEEEVKKTLEQHDNIVTQYKELIREQDAQIQELKEQVASLSSQNDQLQATITQQLSQIQQHKDQYNILKLKLGKENQSQSNSQGDSSQVNGLQTEELTQLREEVEELRKQHTLLQTQLSDKDALINTLRSEGTQTADESAGGPGNAELLKELEALRSQVQSQSAEITQLKTERQELLRRAEAAPSETVPSSDSSLDASKIAQLESRLAAQTSETERLREEMKSLSESRADLQQQLASATSTVAILQTEKAKLQTEVQESKKEQDDLLMLLADQDQKIHSLKQKLKGLGETVEDEDDLDARDQTDDDDEEEEDEDED
- the uso1 gene encoding general vesicular transport factor p115 isoform X3; translated protein: MNFFRGVMGGQAAGPQPSGAETIQKLCDRVASSTLLEDRRDAVRALKALSKKYHMEVGTQAMDHLINILQTDRSDSEILGYALDTLYNIICNDEEEEQDESEDENAQKQADDLGAQFTDKFIQDPEHVTLLLTLLEEFDFHVRWPGVKLLTALLKNQGAQVQGIILVSPMGVSRLMDLLADSREVIRNDGLLLLQQLTKGNAAIQKIVAFENAFERLLDIITEEGSSDGGIVVEDCLLLLLNLLKNNSSNQNFFKEGSYIQRMKPWFEVGDDNSGWSAQKVTNLHLMLQLVRVMVSPVNSPGATASCQKSMYQCGLLQQLCTILMATGVPADILTETINTVSEVIRGSQVNQDYFASVNAPSNPPRPAIVVLLMSMVNERQPFVLRCAVLYCFQCFLYKNQKGQGEIVATLLPSTIDANSISAGQLLCGGLFSADSLSNWCAAVALAHALQDNLTQKEQLLRVQLATSLGKPPVSLLQQCTNILSQGDKIVRRGSKVQTRVGLLMLLCTWISNCPIAVTHFLHNQENVPFLTAQISENLGEDERLVQGLCALLLGICIYYNDNSLENYTKEKLKQLIEKRIGKENFVEKLGFITKHELYSRAAQKPQPVFPSPEQMLFDHEFTKLVKELEGVITKAVHKSSEEEKKEEEVKKTLEQHDNIVTQYKELIREQDAQIQELKEQVASLSSQNDQLQATITQQLSQIQQHKDQYNILKLKLGKENQSQSNSQGDSSQVNGLQTEELTQLREEVEELRKQHTLLQTQLSDKDALINTLRSEGTQTADESAGGPGNAELLKELEALRSQVQSQSAEITQLKTERQELLRRAEAAPSETVPSSDSSLDASKIAQLESRLAAQTSETERLREEMKSLSESRADLQQQLASATSTVAILQTEKAKLQTEVQESKKEQDDLLMLLADQDQKIHSLKQKLKGLGETVEDEDDLDARDQTDDDDEEEEDEDED
- the uso1 gene encoding general vesicular transport factor p115 isoform X5; the protein is MNFFRGVMGGQAAGPQPSGAETIQKLCDRVASSTLLEDRRDAVRALKALSKKYHMEVGTQAMDHLINILQTDRSDSEILGYALDTLYNIICNDEEEEQDENAQKQADDLGAQFTDKFIQDPEHVTLLLTLLEEFDFHVRWPGVKLLTALLKNQGAQVQGIILVSPMGVSRLMDLLADSREVIRNDGLLLLQQLTKGNAAIQKIVAFENAFERLLDIITEEGSSDGGIVVEDCLLLLLNLLKNNSSNQNFFKEGSYIQRMKPWFEVGDDNSGWSAQKVTNLHLMLQLVRVMVSPVNSPGATASCQKSMYQCGLLQQLCTILMATGVPADILTETINTVSEVIRGSQVNQDYFASVNAPSNPPRPAIVVLLMSMVNERQPFVLRCAVLYCFQCFLYKNQKGQGEIVATLLPSTIDANSISAGQLLCGGLFSADSLSNWCAAVALAHALQDNLTQKEQLLRVQLATSLGKPPVSLLQQCTNILSQGSKVQTRVGLLMLLCTWISNCPIAVTHFLHNQENVPFLTAQISENLGEDERLVQGLCALLLGICIYYNDNSLENYTKEKLKQLIEKRIGKENFVEKLGFITKHELYSRAAQKPQPVFPSPEQMLFDHEFTKLVKELEGVITKAVHKSSEEEKKEEEVKKTLEQHDNIVTQYKELIREQDAQIQELKEQVASLSSQNDQLQATITQQLSQIQQHKDQYNILKLKLGKENQSQSNSQGDSSQVNGLQTEELTQLREEVEELRKQHTLLQTQLSDKDALINTLRSEGTQTADESAGGPGNAELLKELEALRSQVQSQSAEITQLKTERQELLRRAEAAPSETVPSSDSSLDASKIAQLESRLAAQTSETERLREEMKSLSESRADLQQQLASATSTVAILQTEKAKLQTEVQESKKEQDDLLMLLADQDQKIHSLKQKLKGLGETVEDEDDLDARDQTDDDDEEEEDEDED
- the uso1 gene encoding general vesicular transport factor p115 isoform X1, with the protein product MNFFRGVMGGQAAGPQPSGAETIQKLCDRVASSTLLEDRRDAVRALKALSKKYHMEVGTQAMDHLINILQTDRSDSEILGYALDTLYNIICNDEEEEQDESEDAVTPLPVSGKYKNVSMPDENAQKQADDLGAQFTDKFIQDPEHVTLLLTLLEEFDFHVRWPGVKLLTALLKNQGAQVQGIILVSPMGVSRLMDLLADSREVIRNDGLLLLQQLTKGNAAIQKIVAFENAFERLLDIITEEGSSDGGIVVEDCLLLLLNLLKNNSSNQNFFKEGSYIQRMKPWFEVGDDNSGWSAQKVTNLHLMLQLVRVMVSPVNSPGATASCQKSMYQCGLLQQLCTILMATGVPADILTETINTVSEVIRGSQVNQDYFASVNAPSNPPRPAIVVLLMSMVNERQPFVLRCAVLYCFQCFLYKNQKGQGEIVATLLPSTIDANSISAGQLLCGGLFSADSLSNWCAAVALAHALQDNLTQKEQLLRVQLATSLGKPPVSLLQQCTNILSQGDKIVRRGSKVQTRVGLLMLLCTWISNCPIAVTHFLHNQENVPFLTAQISENLGEDERLVQGLCALLLGICIYYNDNSLENYTKEKLKQLIEKRIGKENFVEKLGFITKHELYSRAAQKPQPVFPSPEQMLFDHEFTKLVKELEGVITKAVHKSSEEEKKEEEVKKTLEQHDNIVTQYKELIREQDAQIQELKEQVASLSSQNDQLQATITQQLSQIQQHKDQYNILKLKLGKENQSQSNSQGDSSQVNGLQTEELTQLREEVEELRKQHTLLQTQLSDKDALINTLRSEGTQTADESAGGPGNAELLKELEALRSQVQSQSAEITQLKTERQELLRRAEAAPSETVPSSDSSLDASKIAQLESRLAAQTSETERLREEMKSLSESRADLQQQLASATSTVAILQTEKAKLQTEVQESKKEQDDLLMLLADQDQKIHSLKQKLKGLGETVEDEDDLDARDQTDDDDEEEEDEDED
- the uso1 gene encoding general vesicular transport factor p115 isoform X2; protein product: MNFFRGVMGGQAAGPQPSGAETIQKLCDRVASSTLLEDRRDAVRALKALSKKYHMEVGTQAMDHLINILQTDRSDSEILGYALDTLYNIICNDEEEEQDESEDAVTPLPVSGKYKNVSMPDENAQKQADDLGAQFTDKFIQDPEHVTLLLTLLEEFDFHVRWPGVKLLTALLKNQGAQVQGIILVSPMGVSRLMDLLADSREVIRNDGLLLLQQLTKGNAAIQKIVAFENAFERLLDIITEEGSSDGGIVVEDCLLLLLNLLKNNSSNQNFFKEGSYIQRMKPWFEVGDDNSGWSAQKVTNLHLMLQLVRVMVSPVNSPGATASCQKSMYQCGLLQQLCTILMATGVPADILTETINTVSEVIRGSQVNQDYFASVNAPSNPPRPAIVVLLMSMVNERQPFVLRCAVLYCFQCFLYKNQKGQGEIVATLLPSTIDANSISAGQLLCGGLFSADSLSNWCAAVALAHALQDNLTQKEQLLRVQLATSLGKPPVSLLQQCTNILSQGSKVQTRVGLLMLLCTWISNCPIAVTHFLHNQENVPFLTAQISENLGEDERLVQGLCALLLGICIYYNDNSLENYTKEKLKQLIEKRIGKENFVEKLGFITKHELYSRAAQKPQPVFPSPEQMLFDHEFTKLVKELEGVITKAVHKSSEEEKKEEEVKKTLEQHDNIVTQYKELIREQDAQIQELKEQVASLSSQNDQLQATITQQLSQIQQHKDQYNILKLKLGKENQSQSNSQGDSSQVNGLQTEELTQLREEVEELRKQHTLLQTQLSDKDALINTLRSEGTQTADESAGGPGNAELLKELEALRSQVQSQSAEITQLKTERQELLRRAEAAPSETVPSSDSSLDASKIAQLESRLAAQTSETERLREEMKSLSESRADLQQQLASATSTVAILQTEKAKLQTEVQESKKEQDDLLMLLADQDQKIHSLKQKLKGLGETVEDEDDLDARDQTDDDDEEEEDEDED